In Amaranthus tricolor cultivar Red isolate AtriRed21 chromosome 3, ASM2621246v1, whole genome shotgun sequence, a single window of DNA contains:
- the LOC130808906 gene encoding glyceraldehyde-3-phosphate dehydrogenase, cytosolic-like, whose translation MGSDKIKIGINGFGRIGRLVARIALQRDDVELLAVNDPFISTDYMTYMFKYDSVHGQWKHHEVKVKDSKTLLFGNKPVAVFALSNPEEIPWGETGAEFVVESSGLFTDKDKAAAHLKGGAKKVVISAPSKDAPMFVIGVNEKEYKPEMDIVSNAGCTTNGLAPLAKVINDRFGIVEGLMTTVHSYTASQKTVDGPSRKNWRSGRVASFNIIPSSTGAAKAVGKMLHSLNGKLTGLAFRVPIVNVCVVDLTVKLKKDASYDEIKAAIKEESEGNLKGILGYTEDDVVSSDFLGDSRSSIFDAKAGIALNKNFVKLVSWYDNEWGYSSRVIDLIVYMASVQA comes from the exons ATGG GTTCCGACAAGATCAAGATTGGAATTAATG GCTTTGGAAGAATTGGTAGATTGGTGGCAAGGATTGCTCTTCAAAGGGATGATGTTGAGCTTCTTGCTGTTAATGATCCTTTTATTTCTACTGATTACATG ACTTACATGTTCAAGTATGATAGTGTCCATGGACAATGGAAGCACCATGAAGTGAAGGTCAAGGATTCGAAGACCCTTCTTTTTGGTAATAAGCCTGTTGCTGTGTTTGCCTTAAG TAATCCTGAGGAGATCCCATGGGGTGAAACTGGAGCCGAATTTGTTGTGGAATCTTCTGGTCTTTTCACTGACAAAGACAAAGCTGCTGCTCACTTGAAG GGAGGAGCAAAGAAAGTGGTAATTTCTGCACCAAGCAAAGATGCGCCTATGTTtgttattggtgttaatgagaAGGAATACAAACCTGAAATGGACATTGTTTCTAATGCTGGCTGCACTACCAACGGCCTTGCTCCCCTGGCTAAG GTTATTAATGACAGATTTGGCATCGTTGAGGGACTTATGACTACTGTCCACTCCTACACTG CTTCACAAAAAACTGTTGATGGGCCGTCTAGAAAAAACTGGAGGAGTGGGAGAGTTGCCTCCTTCAACATTATCCCGAGCAGTACCGGAGCTGCTAAG GCTGTAGGAAAGATGCTTCACTCCTTAAACGGAAAGCTAACCGGATTGGCATTCCGCGTTCCAATTGTTAATGTATGTGTTGTTGATCTTACTGTTAAGCTCAAGAAGGATGCTTCTTATGATGAAATCAAAGCTGCTATCAA AGAGGAATCTGAAGGCAATCTCAAAGGCATCCTAGGCTACACAGAAGATGATGTTGTATCATCAGATTTTCTTGGTGACAGCAG GTCAAGCATATTTGATGCAAAAGCTGGAATTGCTTTGAACAAAAACTTCGTAAAGTTGGTTTCTTGGTATGATAACGAATGGGGATACAG CTCTAGGGTGATTGACTTGATTGTGTACATGGCTTCTGTTCAAGCTTGA